A region from the Chthoniobacterales bacterium genome encodes:
- the murG gene encoding undecaprenyldiphospho-muramoylpentapeptide beta-N-acetylglucosaminyltransferase — translation MKVAIACGGTGGHLFPGLAVADVLLERGHEVLVFISEKEIDSLATQGRDDLRLEKLPSVGMPHVFSPAIAKFFVRFFGSYQKCRQIYDSFQPDAVLGMGGFTSTAPILAGRTRKVPTFIHESNAIPGKASKLTARVSSMVLLGFAECATFFPKSKTEVTGTPVRHSLLTPVNRHEVLAKFGLRENVQTLLIMGGSQGAQGLNRAASAAVATFPADELQVIHFTGKRCEETIRAEYASQGRAAYVAAFHHDMQEAYSVADLAISRSGAASLTELSHFGLPSVLIPFPYAAEDHQTLNAQIFVRAGAAILCKEENAIAGDLADVLRRLIAKPELLTTMAAKSKNFARDNAAAAVVDLIEQQCRR, via the coding sequence ATGAAAGTCGCAATCGCATGTGGAGGCACTGGTGGCCATTTATTTCCAGGACTAGCCGTGGCCGATGTGCTCCTGGAACGCGGGCACGAGGTGCTGGTGTTCATCTCGGAAAAAGAAATCGACTCGCTCGCCACGCAGGGGCGCGACGATCTGCGGCTTGAGAAACTTCCCTCCGTCGGAATGCCGCATGTCTTCTCACCGGCCATCGCGAAGTTCTTTGTTAGATTCTTCGGCAGCTATCAGAAGTGCCGACAAATCTACGATTCGTTCCAGCCCGACGCCGTGCTCGGCATGGGCGGCTTTACTTCGACCGCGCCGATTTTGGCCGGGCGCACGCGGAAGGTTCCCACATTCATCCACGAGTCGAATGCGATTCCCGGCAAGGCTAGCAAACTCACCGCACGGGTGTCTTCCATGGTGTTATTAGGTTTCGCGGAATGCGCCACATTCTTCCCTAAGTCAAAAACCGAAGTCACCGGAACGCCCGTTCGTCACAGCCTCCTAACACCGGTCAACCGCCACGAGGTGCTAGCCAAATTTGGCTTGCGTGAAAATGTGCAAACGCTGCTCATCATGGGAGGAAGCCAGGGCGCGCAGGGCCTGAACCGCGCCGCGTCGGCTGCCGTCGCCACGTTTCCGGCGGACGAGTTACAGGTGATTCATTTTACCGGCAAACGCTGCGAGGAAACGATTCGCGCCGAATACGCCAGCCAGGGTCGCGCGGCCTATGTCGCGGCGTTTCATCACGACATGCAGGAGGCATATTCCGTGGCCGATCTGGCGATTTCCCGATCCGGCGCGGCGAGTCTCACGGAGCTTTCCCATTTTGGACTGCCCTCGGTGCTGATCCCGTTTCCGTATGCGGCGGAGGATCACCAGACCTTGAACGCGCAAATCTTTGTGCGGGCCGGCGCGGCGATTCTTTGCAAGGAGGAAAACGCCATTGCGGGCGACCTCGCCGACGTCCTGCGCCGCCTCATCGCCAAGCCCGAATTGCTAACAACCATGGCCGCCAAAAGCAAAAATTTTGCCCGCGACAACGCCGCCGCCGCGGTGGTGGATTTGATCGAACAGCAATGCCGCCGATAG
- a CDS encoding UDP-N-acetylmuramoyl-L-alanyl-D-glutamate--2,6-diaminopimelate ligase encodes MLLKTLLTKTPVEEVIGSAEREITNIAYDSRRVVPGSLFIALKGQKQDGADFIRQAIERGAEAVVTESANIQSKVTTIRVPDSRKALADFSCAFYRHPASKLKLVGITGTNGKTTTSYLLKHLLQSSGLRSGLIGTVRYEIGNRILPASRTTPESLEINDLLYQTLNAGDKAAVMEVSSHALSQDRVRGLEFDAVVFTNLTQDHLDYHKTMQSYFETKSLLFVQAAEQKRKKSTGIVNIDQSQGEQLVTRFEKELRLITFGLGVAANFRATNIRTDGSVTTYQLDAEGKSYLVRLPLIGRFNVYNSLAALAAARVIGLSIRDCVKALAHAPQVPGRLEAVPVKRQFQVYVDYAHTDDALINVLRTLRELSPNRLIVVFGCGGDRDRAKRPKMGAAASENADYSIVTSDNPRKESPEAIVAEIIKPMRLGKYEVVLDRQEAIFRAIALAQPRDIILIAGKGHETNQELADYIIPFNDVEVVQNAVGAQPVKMSES; translated from the coding sequence ATGCTGCTGAAAACCCTGCTCACGAAAACGCCAGTCGAGGAAGTCATCGGCTCGGCGGAGCGTGAAATTACTAACATCGCCTACGACTCGCGCCGTGTCGTGCCCGGCTCCCTTTTTATCGCATTAAAAGGGCAGAAGCAGGACGGCGCCGACTTCATTCGTCAGGCCATCGAGCGCGGCGCAGAGGCCGTGGTCACAGAGTCAGCTAACATTCAGTCAAAGGTCACCACCATACGAGTGCCCGACAGCCGTAAGGCGCTGGCGGATTTTTCCTGTGCATTCTACCGCCACCCAGCATCGAAGTTGAAGCTTGTTGGCATCACCGGCACTAATGGAAAAACGACGACTTCCTATCTATTAAAACATCTCCTGCAATCGTCCGGACTCCGTTCTGGATTGATCGGCACGGTGCGCTACGAGATCGGCAATCGCATTCTTCCAGCATCGCGCACAACTCCTGAATCGCTGGAAATCAACGATCTGCTTTACCAGACTCTCAACGCTGGCGACAAAGCGGCAGTCATGGAAGTTTCCTCTCACGCGCTGTCGCAGGATCGCGTGCGCGGGCTGGAGTTTGACGCTGTCGTTTTTACCAATCTCACACAAGACCACCTCGACTATCACAAGACGATGCAGTCTTACTTTGAGACGAAGTCGCTTCTTTTTGTGCAGGCTGCCGAGCAGAAACGGAAGAAGAGCACCGGCATTGTTAATATCGACCAGTCGCAGGGTGAACAACTCGTCACGCGATTTGAAAAAGAGCTGCGCCTGATTACTTTCGGACTTGGCGTGGCGGCCAATTTCCGGGCGACTAACATCAGAACCGACGGCAGCGTCACCACCTACCAGCTCGATGCGGAGGGCAAAAGCTACCTCGTGCGCCTGCCGTTGATCGGACGTTTCAATGTTTACAATTCGCTGGCTGCACTCGCTGCCGCACGCGTGATCGGTCTTTCCATCCGCGATTGCGTGAAGGCTCTCGCTCATGCGCCGCAAGTCCCCGGGCGTCTCGAAGCGGTGCCGGTGAAACGGCAGTTTCAGGTTTATGTCGATTATGCGCACACCGACGATGCCTTGATAAATGTCCTGCGCACGCTGCGCGAATTGTCTCCTAACAGACTCATCGTGGTCTTCGGTTGTGGCGGTGATCGCGACCGCGCCAAGCGTCCCAAAATGGGAGCGGCTGCCAGTGAGAATGCCGATTATTCCATTGTCACTTCCGACAATCCACGGAAGGAATCGCCCGAAGCCATAGTAGCAGAAATCATCAAGCCAATGCGGCTTGGAAAATACGAAGTCGTGCTCGATCGGCAGGAAGCCATCTTCCGCGCCATCGCCCTGGCACAGCCCCGCGACATCATTCTCATTGCCGGCAAAGGCCACGAGACCAACCAGGAATTGGCCGACTACATCATCCCTTTCAACGACGTGGAAGTCGTCCAAAATGCCGTGGGAGCGCAGCCCGTGAAAATGTCTGAGTCATGA
- the murC gene encoding UDP-N-acetylmuramate--L-alanine ligase: MSDIAALTTIFTGSARHIHLLGVAGSGMSGIAGLLLALGHRVSGCDRTSSREVERLIGLGLHFHSKQTALSVQDAEFVIYSSAIKSGNPAYDEAIRLCVPLIRRAEALAAIMSAKKGIVVAGMHGKTTTSSMAAHVLRVGGLRPSHYVGAEIPILGTNAYWDATGENFVVEGDESDGTLVNYHPQHAIILNIEEEHLDFYRDLAHIESVFETLLAQTPGMIVYSGDDIHATRVCGHRAGAISYGAGENCFYRYNIVTTGNFQTTFEVSRNGKSLGSFVLNIPGAHNVSNATAVIALAHELGVETRKIAEGLENFRGARRRFEVKYNERGIRVVDDYGHHPTEVKATLATARTEGAKRIIVMFQPHRYTRTAALKDDFGKAFTLADKVYVTDIYAASETPIPGISGQTIVDAAQALGMTNIFYRPQKERLWKEIAPQIAPGDLVLSLGAGDIHEQGMRLIGDLRRVDEIEALTGANTVKLYEPLSRHTTLRVGGPAQYWVQPQTEEAFSALIRYAHASNLAFMVVGRGSNLLVQDGGIPGIVAHLSDGDFSQISVDGLTITAGVGVRLKQLAAAAKNAGIGGFEWMEGIPGNVGGSLRMNAGAMGADTFSQVVSFCYFDHFGQLHEVTPQEVDVRYRSVPLLAKNYAVSAIFQGQPGDPAETERLLRTSMEKRKTSQPIAASAGCIFKNPAELPAGKLVQDLGLKNSHVGQARVSEVHGNFIVNDGGASAADVMRLIRDIQHVALTEKGIQLETEVQIVGEPLS, encoded by the coding sequence ATGTCTGACATCGCCGCCCTGACGACTATTTTTACCGGTTCCGCGCGCCACATCCATCTCCTGGGCGTGGCCGGTTCGGGCATGAGCGGCATCGCGGGTTTGCTGCTGGCGCTGGGCCATCGCGTGAGCGGCTGCGACCGCACTTCGAGCCGCGAAGTGGAGCGGCTGATCGGACTCGGACTCCACTTTCACTCGAAACAAACCGCGCTCTCGGTGCAAGACGCAGAGTTCGTCATCTACTCGTCGGCCATCAAAAGCGGCAACCCGGCCTATGACGAAGCCATCCGGCTTTGCGTGCCGCTGATCCGCCGCGCCGAGGCTTTGGCCGCGATCATGAGCGCGAAAAAAGGCATCGTCGTTGCCGGCATGCACGGCAAAACGACGACCTCGTCCATGGCCGCGCACGTTCTGCGTGTCGGCGGATTGCGCCCGTCGCATTATGTCGGGGCTGAGATTCCCATTCTCGGTACTAACGCCTATTGGGATGCAACCGGCGAAAATTTCGTGGTCGAGGGCGATGAGAGCGATGGAACTCTGGTGAACTATCATCCGCAGCACGCCATCATTTTGAACATCGAGGAGGAGCACCTCGACTTCTATCGCGATCTCGCGCACATCGAGTCGGTCTTTGAAACACTCCTCGCGCAGACGCCGGGGATGATCGTTTATAGCGGCGACGATATCCATGCAACTCGTGTCTGCGGCCATCGAGCCGGGGCGATTTCCTATGGTGCCGGAGAGAATTGTTTCTACCGCTACAACATTGTGACGACAGGAAATTTCCAGACAACCTTCGAGGTTAGTCGCAATGGAAAATCCCTCGGCAGCTTCGTTCTGAACATCCCTGGAGCCCACAATGTTAGCAACGCCACTGCCGTCATCGCGCTGGCTCACGAACTCGGAGTCGAGACGCGCAAAATTGCCGAAGGGCTGGAGAATTTTCGCGGAGCGCGCCGCCGGTTTGAGGTGAAATACAACGAGCGCGGCATCCGGGTCGTGGACGACTACGGGCACCATCCCACCGAGGTAAAAGCCACGCTCGCCACCGCCCGCACCGAGGGAGCGAAGCGGATAATCGTGATGTTTCAACCCCATCGCTACACGCGCACGGCGGCGTTGAAGGATGATTTCGGCAAGGCGTTTACCCTCGCGGACAAAGTTTATGTGACCGACATATACGCCGCCAGTGAGACGCCGATTCCGGGCATCAGCGGGCAGACCATCGTCGATGCCGCGCAGGCGCTGGGAATGACTAACATTTTTTATCGCCCGCAAAAAGAGCGGCTCTGGAAAGAGATAGCACCGCAAATCGCCCCGGGCGACCTCGTGCTCAGTCTCGGCGCGGGCGATATTCACGAGCAAGGGATGCGCTTGATCGGCGACCTGCGACGCGTCGATGAAATCGAGGCGCTGACCGGTGCTAACACGGTGAAACTTTACGAGCCGCTCTCGCGTCACACCACTTTGCGAGTCGGCGGCCCGGCGCAATACTGGGTGCAGCCGCAAACCGAGGAAGCCTTCTCCGCGCTGATCCGCTACGCGCATGCCAGCAATCTCGCCTTCATGGTTGTCGGCCGCGGTTCTAACCTACTCGTGCAGGACGGCGGCATTCCCGGAATTGTCGCGCATCTCAGCGATGGAGATTTTTCGCAGATTTCAGTGGATGGACTAACCATCACAGCCGGAGTCGGAGTGCGCCTGAAACAGCTTGCCGCTGCCGCAAAAAATGCCGGCATCGGCGGTTTCGAATGGATGGAAGGCATTCCCGGAAACGTCGGCGGCAGTCTGCGGATGAACGCCGGAGCGATGGGAGCGGATACGTTTTCGCAGGTGGTTAGCTTTTGCTATTTCGATCACTTCGGCCAGCTTCATGAGGTCACTCCGCAAGAGGTGGATGTGCGCTATCGCAGTGTGCCGTTGCTCGCAAAAAATTACGCCGTGTCGGCTATTTTCCAAGGCCAGCCAGGCGATCCTGCGGAGACGGAGCGCCTTCTGCGCACCTCAATGGAAAAACGCAAAACCAGCCAGCCGATTGCGGCGAGCGCTGGTTGCATTTTTAAAAATCCCGCCGAACTTCCAGCCGGCAAACTCGTGCAGGATCTCGGGCTGAAAAACAGTCATGTCGGACAGGCCCGCGTCTCCGAGGTGCATGGCAATTTTATCGTGAACGATGGCGGGGCCAGCGCCGCCGATGTGATGCGCCTGATCCGCGACATCCAGCACGTGGCCCTGACCGAGAAAGGCATCCAACTCGAGACCGAGGTGCAGATCGTCGGAGAGCCGCTGAGTTAG
- the mraY gene encoding phospho-N-acetylmuramoyl-pentapeptide-transferase — MLYYLSQFGEGSPLHTALNVFQYISFRAASAALTSFLLCLIFGNVVIRKLISLKVGQPIRTKEEVHKLYELHGAKKGTPTMGGVLLMGSVVVSTLLWARPDNHFVWLVVVSIIYLATIGFIDDYLKVKKKKSDGLPGRLKLVAQFVLAAGITTFLLRDPASASQTRELYIPFYKEPIFSFGIVSAFLFYAAMIVGTSNAVNLTDGLDGLATGCTITTSVAYALFSWATGNFVVARYLQIPHNVFASELTVACMALAGAGLGFLWFNAHPARVFMGDTGSLSIGGMLAVVAICCKQELLLMVVGGIFVIEALSVIIQVISFKTTGKRVFKMSPIHHHFELMGWKENTVIVRFWIMSLIFALLGLATLKLR, encoded by the coding sequence ATGCTCTACTACCTCTCTCAATTTGGCGAAGGCTCACCGCTGCACACGGCGCTAAATGTGTTTCAGTATATTAGTTTTCGCGCGGCATCGGCGGCGCTCACCTCCTTTTTGCTCTGCTTGATTTTTGGAAATGTCGTCATCCGAAAACTGATTTCACTCAAAGTCGGCCAGCCGATTCGCACGAAGGAAGAAGTGCATAAACTTTACGAACTCCACGGAGCGAAAAAAGGCACGCCCACGATGGGCGGAGTGCTGCTCATGGGTTCGGTCGTGGTCTCCACATTGCTTTGGGCCAGGCCGGACAATCATTTCGTCTGGCTGGTGGTGGTAAGCATTATCTATCTCGCGACCATCGGTTTCATCGACGACTACCTGAAGGTTAAAAAGAAGAAATCCGACGGACTTCCCGGACGCTTGAAGTTAGTCGCGCAATTCGTACTCGCAGCCGGTATCACGACGTTTCTCCTGCGAGATCCGGCGTCCGCCTCGCAGACGCGCGAACTCTACATTCCATTCTACAAAGAGCCGATCTTCTCCTTCGGAATCGTCAGCGCATTTCTCTTCTACGCTGCGATGATCGTCGGCACTTCCAATGCGGTGAACCTAACCGACGGCCTCGATGGCCTGGCCACCGGTTGCACGATCACGACCTCCGTCGCCTACGCGCTTTTCTCGTGGGCCACAGGCAATTTCGTCGTGGCGCGCTATCTCCAGATTCCGCACAACGTCTTCGCATCCGAGCTCACCGTCGCCTGCATGGCCCTGGCCGGCGCGGGACTCGGCTTCCTCTGGTTCAACGCGCATCCGGCCCGCGTTTTCATGGGCGACACGGGTTCGCTTTCTATCGGCGGAATGCTCGCGGTCGTCGCCATTTGCTGCAAACAGGAACTCCTTCTCATGGTCGTCGGCGGCATCTTCGTCATCGAGGCGCTCTCCGTCATCATCCAAGTCATCAGCTTCAAAACGACCGGCAAACGCGTCTTCAAAATGTCGCCCATTCACCATCATTTCGAGTTGATGGGCTGGAAGGAAAACACCGTCATCGTCCGCTTTTGGATCATGTCGCTCATTTTCGCATTGTTAGGACTCGCCACGCTAAAACTGAGATAA
- a CDS encoding putative peptidoglycan glycosyltransferase FtsW: protein MQSRGVYLLVVAVLAVMTVGLVMLSSTGAFAADSHGDASKFLRLQSAWLAIGLVTAVIVSVTDYHFWQKLWPYLLGLSVLLLILCLPPFGHKINGSYRWIRVAGFSFQPSELAKLASIIFLASWFTKHQEKTTTFVHGFVIPLAVISAMLLLIVRETDLGATLLIATTMFCVMFVAGSRLRYFMPMLVVGMLGVIVVVSKMPERVDRILAYRNLEKYKEGDGLQQYAGLTALGSGGVEGLGLGNGRQKLLYLPFAHTDFIFPVIGEELGLWFTLGIVSAYVVMILCGTMISLCSKDHFGMLLGFGCVMLLAIQAAVNIGVTTALLPNKGMPLPFVSYGGSNLCLCLLFIGILISIHRHSEVTTLASIPRVLAAKTRKTIRL from the coding sequence ATGCAGTCTCGCGGAGTTTATTTGTTAGTCGTCGCCGTCCTAGCTGTCATGACAGTCGGGCTCGTCATGCTTTCAAGCACGGGCGCGTTCGCCGCAGACAGCCACGGCGACGCCTCCAAATTCCTCCGCCTTCAATCCGCCTGGCTTGCCATCGGCCTCGTCACTGCGGTCATCGTTTCTGTTACCGACTATCACTTCTGGCAAAAACTCTGGCCCTACTTGCTGGGACTTTCCGTTCTCTTGCTCATCCTCTGCCTGCCGCCATTCGGACATAAAATCAACGGCTCCTATCGCTGGATTCGCGTCGCTGGATTTAGCTTTCAACCATCGGAACTAGCCAAACTAGCCAGCATCATTTTCCTGGCTTCCTGGTTCACCAAGCATCAGGAAAAAACCACGACCTTCGTCCATGGATTCGTCATTCCCCTGGCAGTGATTAGTGCCATGCTGTTGTTGATTGTTAGAGAGACCGACCTCGGCGCTACTCTGCTCATCGCCACCACGATGTTCTGCGTGATGTTCGTCGCCGGGAGTCGTTTGCGTTACTTCATGCCGATGTTAGTCGTCGGCATGCTCGGCGTCATCGTGGTAGTTAGTAAAATGCCGGAGCGCGTTGATCGCATTCTAGCTTATCGAAATTTGGAAAAATACAAGGAAGGCGACGGGCTCCAGCAATATGCTGGCCTGACCGCGCTTGGTTCCGGCGGAGTGGAGGGGCTTGGCCTGGGCAATGGACGCCAAAAATTGCTCTACCTCCCCTTCGCCCATACCGATTTTATCTTCCCCGTGATCGGGGAGGAACTAGGGCTCTGGTTTACCCTCGGAATCGTCTCGGCCTACGTCGTGATGATTCTTTGCGGAACGATGATTTCCCTCTGCTCGAAGGACCATTTCGGAATGCTGCTCGGCTTCGGCTGCGTCATGCTCCTAGCCATTCAGGCGGCGGTGAATATCGGCGTCACCACGGCTCTGCTTCCTAACAAAGGAATGCCGCTCCCTTTTGTTAGCTACGGCGGATCGAATCTCTGCCTCTGCCTTTTATTCATCGGGATTCTTATCAGCATCCATCGTCACAGCGAAGTGACCACGCTCGCATCCATCCCGCGAGTGCTGGCGGCGAAAACCCGCAAGACGATTCGTCTGTAA
- the murD gene encoding UDP-N-acetylmuramoyl-L-alanine--D-glutamate ligase, giving the protein MEVAGKHIAVLGLARSGESVARLLLSKGAKITVLDSGNSEPLLARAEKLRSAGMTVLTGPDAVSDEAFSLVVVSPGIDLASPFVRQYSDRGIPVTGELEVAWQFCTKPVIAITGTNGKTTTTELISAMLNSAGKRTVACGNIGLPFSEVVAHSQENLDVITVEVSSFQLETISSFRPQIALWLNLTPDHLDRYPSMQEYREAKLRVFEYQTNEDFAVCNAADDLPNLAAKKITFSAYGHAADFTLVNHSIAYRGEAIARLDSFQLIGLHNIENLMAALATGHVLGITFADLLPALQNYRPSPHRCELVATIDGVRYINDSKSTNVNSLAKALTLDEKKVILIAGGKDKGFEFGSIRQLVGEKVSTAILIGEMAERISSDWSGSVPCLLTSSLQDAVQQAHSLARAGDTVLFSPGTSSFDMFRDYADRGEQFRQAATTLSNLTSIPL; this is encoded by the coding sequence ATGGAAGTCGCTGGAAAACATATTGCCGTGTTAGGACTCGCCCGCAGCGGCGAATCCGTCGCGCGACTGTTGCTTTCCAAAGGAGCGAAAATCACCGTGCTCGATTCGGGAAATTCCGAGCCGTTGTTGGCACGAGCGGAGAAGCTGCGTTCCGCAGGAATGACAGTGTTAACAGGCCCTGACGCAGTCTCCGATGAGGCATTTTCGCTGGTGGTAGTTAGTCCGGGCATCGACTTGGCCAGCCCATTTGTCCGGCAGTATTCAGATCGCGGAATTCCCGTGACCGGTGAACTGGAAGTCGCCTGGCAGTTTTGCACAAAGCCCGTCATCGCCATCACCGGCACCAATGGAAAAACCACCACCACCGAGTTGATCAGCGCGATGCTTAACAGCGCCGGAAAACGCACGGTCGCCTGTGGAAATATCGGATTGCCCTTTTCAGAAGTCGTGGCGCATTCACAGGAGAATCTCGACGTGATTACAGTGGAAGTCAGCTCGTTCCAACTGGAGACTATTTCCAGTTTCCGCCCGCAGATCGCGCTCTGGCTGAATCTAACTCCCGACCACTTGGATCGCTATCCGTCGATGCAGGAATATCGTGAGGCCAAGCTCCGCGTGTTTGAGTATCAGACAAATGAAGACTTCGCCGTGTGCAACGCGGCCGACGATTTGCCTAACCTCGCCGCGAAGAAAATCACCTTCAGCGCCTATGGACACGCGGCGGATTTCACTTTGGTCAATCACTCCATCGCCTATCGCGGCGAGGCGATTGCGCGGCTCGATTCCTTTCAACTCATCGGCCTTCACAACATCGAAAACCTGATGGCCGCCCTCGCCACGGGACACGTTCTCGGAATAACCTTCGCCGACTTACTGCCCGCGTTGCAAAACTACCGCCCCTCGCCGCATCGCTGCGAGCTGGTCGCCACCATTGATGGCGTGCGCTATATCAACGACTCAAAATCCACCAACGTCAATTCGCTGGCGAAGGCGCTAACACTGGATGAGAAAAAAGTGATTCTCATCGCCGGCGGCAAGGATAAGGGATTTGAGTTTGGTTCGATTCGACAGCTAGTAGGCGAAAAAGTTTCCACCGCCATCCTCATCGGCGAAATGGCGGAGCGCATTTCCAGTGACTGGAGCGGCTCCGTTCCCTGCCTGCTAACATCCAGCTTGCAGGACGCTGTCCAGCAGGCGCATAGTCTCGCGCGGGCAGGCGACACGGTGCTTTTCTCGCCGGGCACTTCCTCGTTCGACATGTTTCGCGACTACGCCGATCGCGGCGAGCAATTTCGTCAGGCAGCCACAACTCTTTCTAACCTCACATCCATCCCATTATGA
- the murF gene encoding UDP-N-acetylmuramoyl-tripeptide--D-alanyl-D-alanine ligase, protein MNPLTASNIAALAGGKIVSGDDAVIIQRVVTDSRLVQPGDLFVALKGPHFDAHAFIADVTTRGASAVMVDQSVASTATVIRVKDTLIGLQSLAKNYRATLQCHVVGITGSNGKTSTKDLAAAVFSSQFSVSKTQGNLNNHIGLPMSVLAIDAAHEVAILEMGMNHGGEIAPLAAIAAPDVAIITNIGTAHIEFMKTQEAIALEKAELAKAVSKTGVVVLNANDAFTPMIAKLTKASVVTAGIKAGDVSASELSADHGGTTFTVTHGSEKLPAFLPIPGNHMVGNAMLAVAAGLAHGIPLQRCVDALGKIQLTSGRLEIKEIAGIHFLDDTYNANPDSMLAALATLESIPGSGKRIAVLGAMGELGSYAEEGHRKVGAASQDVDIMVTVGDTADWIADEAEKSAATHVIRTADTRQAAAALISLLQPGDCVLVKGSRSARMEQVIQELTISLQPIPSAKR, encoded by the coding sequence ATGAACCCGCTCACTGCTTCTAACATTGCCGCTCTGGCTGGTGGAAAAATCGTTTCCGGCGACGACGCGGTCATCATCCAGCGGGTCGTCACCGACAGCCGCCTCGTGCAACCGGGCGATTTGTTCGTTGCATTGAAAGGTCCGCACTTCGACGCGCACGCTTTCATCGCAGACGTCACCACCCGTGGAGCGTCGGCTGTTATGGTCGATCAGAGCGTTGCTAGTACGGCCACGGTGATTCGGGTGAAGGACACACTCATCGGTCTCCAGTCGTTGGCGAAAAACTACCGCGCCACGCTCCAGTGCCATGTCGTCGGCATCACCGGCAGCAATGGAAAAACCAGCACGAAAGATCTGGCAGCCGCCGTTTTTTCCAGTCAGTTCTCCGTCAGCAAAACCCAGGGGAATCTGAACAATCATATCGGACTCCCCATGTCGGTTCTAGCCATTGATGCCGCGCACGAAGTCGCCATTCTCGAGATGGGCATGAACCATGGCGGCGAGATCGCGCCCCTCGCCGCCATCGCCGCGCCGGATGTCGCGATCATTACTAACATCGGCACTGCGCACATCGAGTTCATGAAAACCCAGGAAGCCATCGCTCTGGAAAAAGCCGAGCTCGCCAAGGCGGTTTCCAAGACAGGCGTGGTTGTCCTGAACGCCAACGACGCCTTCACGCCGATGATTGCCAAGCTAACCAAAGCAAGCGTGGTTACCGCTGGCATCAAGGCGGGCGACGTTTCTGCCAGCGAACTCAGCGCCGACCACGGCGGCACCACTTTCACCGTCACGCATGGCTCGGAAAAGCTCCCCGCATTTCTACCCATCCCGGGGAATCACATGGTCGGCAATGCGATGTTAGCTGTCGCCGCCGGACTGGCCCATGGCATTCCGCTGCAACGCTGCGTGGATGCATTGGGAAAAATTCAACTCACCAGCGGGCGGCTCGAAATCAAGGAGATCGCGGGCATTCATTTTCTCGACGACACTTACAATGCCAACCCCGATTCCATGCTCGCGGCGCTGGCGACTTTGGAATCCATCCCGGGCAGCGGAAAACGTATCGCGGTGTTAGGAGCCATGGGCGAGTTGGGGAGTTATGCCGAGGAAGGCCATCGCAAAGTCGGGGCCGCGAGCCAGGATGTCGATATCATGGTCACCGTCGGCGACACGGCCGATTGGATTGCCGATGAGGCCGAAAAATCTGCTGCGACCCACGTCATTCGCACCGCGGACACGCGGCAGGCTGCGGCGGCCTTAATCAGTCTTCTGCAACCCGGCGATTGCGTGCTGGTCAAAGGCAGCCGCTCCGCCCGCATGGAGCAGGTCATTCAGGAACTAACCATCAGCTTGCAACCCATTCCCTCAGCCAAACGCTAA
- a CDS encoding LysM peptidoglycan-binding domain-containing protein, with the protein MNATTRRATMPIAEDYDIDEPNVKLSKAFFVVMLLHVVAVGGIFAFSSLKKNTPAPMDTPLVESPAKGSDLPADSRIYTIKANDNLGSIASTFGLTRNDLETANHLTESSSIKMGDKLIIPTKSTAQPVPLNVQKLLQLSQNTKTEPLPVKVSNTTPAAPKTAPAVDTVAPAGGKIYVVQKGDNPVLIAKRQGVKYADLLTANKITDPKKLQIGQKLIIPSK; encoded by the coding sequence ATGAACGCCACCACACGACGCGCCACCATGCCGATCGCGGAAGACTACGACATCGACGAGCCGAACGTAAAACTCTCGAAGGCATTTTTCGTTGTCATGCTGCTGCACGTTGTCGCCGTCGGCGGCATTTTTGCCTTCAGCTCGCTCAAGAAAAACACTCCGGCTCCTATGGACACGCCACTAGTCGAGAGTCCGGCCAAAGGCAGCGATCTCCCTGCGGACAGCCGGATTTATACCATCAAGGCCAACGATAATCTGGGCAGCATCGCCTCGACTTTTGGACTTACCCGGAATGATCTCGAAACGGCCAACCACCTAACAGAGTCGAGTTCCATTAAAATGGGCGACAAGCTCATCATCCCCACGAAATCCACGGCGCAACCCGTGCCGTTGAATGTGCAAAAACTTCTGCAACTATCGCAGAACACCAAGACCGAGCCGCTGCCTGTGAAGGTGAGCAACACCACTCCAGCCGCACCGAAAACCGCTCCCGCAGTGGACACAGTCGCACCCGCCGGAGGGAAAATTTATGTCGTGCAAAAAGGCGACAACCCCGTGCTCATCGCCAAGCGCCAGGGCGTGAAATATGCCGACTTGCTAACAGCCAACAAAATCACCGATCCCAAGAAACTTCAGATCGGCCAAAAGCTGATTATTCCCTCGAAATAA